A single region of the Halorussus gelatinilyticus genome encodes:
- a CDS encoding cold-shock protein, whose translation MAKGTVDFFNDTGGYGFIETEDEDEDVFFHMEDVGGPDLEEGQEIEFDIEQADKGPRATNVQRL comes from the coding sequence ATGGCGAAAGGTACGGTTGACTTCTTCAACGACACGGGCGGTTACGGCTTTATCGAGACTGAGGACGAGGACGAGGACGTTTTCTTCCACATGGAAGACGTTGGCGGCCCGGACCTCGAAGAGGGACAGGAAATAGAGTTCGACATCGAGCAGGCAGACAAGGGTCCGCGCGCGACCAACGTCCAGCGACTGTAA
- a CDS encoding ATP-grasp domain-containing protein yields MLDLAVAYREETFERMRDPLAERGVAVHHVPSDSRAIHLSDPPWGPDEFDAGFVYPSRAMEGGVVDALLDVPWVNDREAVLTSRNKAGVVARLERAGVPVPESVLVSNPADETDLLSAFERFDPPVVVKPNSTTRGVGVAKVGDADSYLGVTDYLDLVHDYRATGDKSFLVQAYLPDATDYRAMVVDGECVGGVERRVPDDADSDRWKHNVHRGAVATGVDLPANLRDLAERTADALGIDYLGVDLLVTDDRAVVNETNARPTIDAETKYDDGFYDRLADLIRRTAADDRD; encoded by the coding sequence ATGCTGGACCTCGCGGTCGCCTACCGAGAGGAGACGTTCGAGCGCATGCGCGACCCCCTCGCCGAGCGGGGCGTCGCCGTCCACCACGTGCCCTCTGACAGTCGAGCCATCCACCTGTCGGACCCGCCGTGGGGACCCGACGAGTTCGACGCCGGGTTCGTCTACCCCTCGCGGGCGATGGAGGGCGGGGTCGTGGACGCACTACTGGACGTGCCGTGGGTCAACGACCGCGAGGCGGTCCTCACCTCGCGGAACAAGGCCGGAGTCGTCGCCCGACTGGAGCGCGCCGGCGTGCCGGTACCCGAGAGCGTCCTCGTCTCGAACCCCGCCGACGAGACCGACCTGCTTTCGGCCTTCGAGCGGTTCGACCCGCCGGTCGTGGTCAAACCCAACTCCACGACGCGGGGCGTCGGCGTGGCGAAGGTCGGCGACGCCGACTCGTATCTCGGCGTGACCGACTACCTCGACCTCGTTCACGACTACCGCGCGACCGGCGACAAGTCGTTCCTCGTCCAAGCGTACCTGCCCGACGCGACGGACTACCGAGCGATGGTCGTCGACGGCGAGTGCGTCGGCGGCGTCGAGCGCCGGGTTCCGGACGACGCCGACAGCGACCGCTGGAAGCACAACGTCCACCGCGGCGCGGTCGCGACCGGCGTGGACCTCCCCGCGAACCTCAGGGACCTCGCCGAGCGGACGGCCGACGCGCTCGGCATCGACTACCTCGGCGTGGACCTGCTCGTGACCGACGACCGCGCGGTGGTCAACGAGACCAACGCCCGGCCGACCATCGACGCGGAAACGAAGTACGACGACGGATTCTACGACCGCCTCGCCGACCTGATTCGGCGGACGGCGGCCGACGACCGAGATTGA
- a CDS encoding 50S ribosomal protein L16: protein MSDKPASMYREISKPPYTRREYITGIPGSKIAQHQMGDLETDQDDYPVQISLITEEECQLRHGALEASRLSANRHLIKELGEGNYKMMLRKFPHHVIRENKQATGAGADRVSDGMRQAFGKVVGTAARIQRNDRIFTAWCTPEQAPVVKDALRRAYNKISPPCRIKVEKGEKLLVA, encoded by the coding sequence ATGTCGGACAAACCCGCCTCGATGTACCGGGAGATCAGCAAGCCGCCGTACACCCGACGCGAGTACATCACCGGCATCCCCGGTTCCAAGATTGCACAGCACCAGATGGGCGACCTCGAAACGGACCAGGACGACTACCCCGTCCAGATTAGCCTCATCACCGAAGAGGAGTGTCAGCTCCGCCACGGCGCGCTCGAAGCCTCGCGCCTGTCGGCCAACCGCCACCTCATCAAGGAACTCGGCGAGGGCAACTACAAGATGATGCTCCGCAAGTTCCCCCACCACGTCATCCGGGAGAACAAGCAGGCGACCGGCGCGGGTGCGGACCGCGTCTCCGACGGGATGCGACAGGCGTTCGGTAAGGTCGTCGGGACCGCCGCCCGCATCCAGCGCAACGACCGCATCTTCACCGCGTGGTGTACTCCCGAGCAGGCGCCCGTCGTGAAGGACGCGCTCCGCCGCGCGTACAACAAAATCTCGCCGCCGTGCCGCATCAAGGTCGAGAAGGGCGAGAAACTGCTGGTCGCGTAA
- a CDS encoding ABC transporter ATP-binding protein, with protein MTAVIETERLTREVCGDRIVDSVSLSVDEGDVLGVLGPSGAGKSSFLRLLNRLDEPTAGTVYLDGTDYRDVPPQELRHRVGYVPQRPALRSGTVRETVTVGPQLRGESVDDGRVESLLDRVDLSEYGPRKVDELSGGEAQRVAIARSVLNRPEVLLLDEPTSSLDAASETRVEELLADLRDEFGLTYVLVTHDREQARRLADRVAVFEDGRVTAEGPVREVVA; from the coding sequence ATGACCGCTGTAATCGAAACCGAGCGCCTTACGCGCGAGGTCTGCGGTGACCGAATCGTCGATTCGGTCTCGCTGTCGGTAGACGAGGGCGACGTCCTCGGAGTGCTCGGACCCTCGGGGGCCGGGAAGTCGTCGTTCCTCCGTCTGCTCAACCGACTGGACGAACCGACCGCAGGCACGGTCTACCTCGACGGGACGGATTATCGGGACGTTCCGCCCCAAGAACTCCGCCACCGCGTCGGCTACGTCCCCCAACGTCCCGCGCTCCGTAGCGGCACCGTCCGCGAGACCGTCACCGTCGGTCCCCAATTGCGGGGGGAGTCCGTAGACGACGGACGGGTCGAGAGCCTCCTCGACCGGGTAGACCTCTCGGAGTACGGACCGCGGAAGGTGGACGAACTCTCCGGCGGCGAAGCACAGCGGGTCGCCATCGCCAGAAGCGTCCTGAATCGGCCGGAGGTGCTGTTGCTCGACGAACCGACGTCGAGTCTGGACGCGGCCTCCGAGACGCGAGTCGAGGAGTTGCTCGCCGACCTCCGGGACGAGTTCGGGTTGACGTACGTGCTGGTGACCCACGACCGCGAGCAGGCGAGGCGCCTCGCCGACCGGGTCGCCGTCTTCGAGGACGGGCGCGTGACCGCGGAGGGTCCGGTCCGGGAGGTCGTCGCGTGA
- a CDS encoding aminopeptidase: MSLRDAAETAITQCLALESTESCCIVTDDKREPIGEALYDVASEVTNDATIVRFPPGASHGAEPPEPVSAAMAGSDVFLAPTTKSLSHTRARGDANEAGARGATLPGITEEVFTTGLQADYETIAQHCEDVLEQVEDADEIRVTSPQGTDITFEPGDREWHDDTGIVHDAGEFSNLPAGEVFVSPEDANGTYVVDGTMMPHGLLDDDQTLEFDVEDGQVTRISDDEIRRSVEEAAEEVGDAAYNLAELGIGTNVAVTELVGSVLLDEKAGGTVHIAIGDDAGIGGDTEAPIHFDGILREPTVYADGEEIGLPQP, translated from the coding sequence ATGAGCCTCCGAGACGCGGCCGAGACCGCCATCACGCAGTGTCTCGCTCTCGAATCGACCGAGTCCTGCTGCATCGTCACCGACGACAAGCGCGAACCCATCGGCGAGGCGCTCTACGACGTGGCCAGCGAGGTTACGAACGACGCCACTATCGTCCGGTTCCCGCCGGGGGCCAGCCACGGCGCGGAGCCGCCTGAACCCGTCTCGGCCGCGATGGCCGGAAGCGACGTGTTCCTCGCGCCGACGACCAAGAGCCTGAGCCACACCCGCGCTCGCGGCGACGCCAACGAGGCGGGCGCACGGGGCGCGACCCTGCCCGGCATCACCGAGGAGGTCTTCACGACGGGACTGCAGGCCGACTACGAGACCATCGCCCAGCACTGCGAGGACGTCCTCGAACAGGTCGAGGACGCCGACGAGATTCGCGTCACCTCGCCGCAGGGCACCGATATCACCTTCGAACCGGGCGACCGCGAGTGGCACGACGACACCGGCATCGTCCACGACGCGGGCGAGTTCTCGAACCTCCCCGCTGGCGAGGTGTTCGTCAGCCCCGAGGACGCGAACGGCACCTACGTCGTGGACGGGACGATGATGCCCCACGGTCTGCTCGACGACGACCAGACCCTCGAATTCGACGTGGAGGACGGGCAGGTCACGCGCATCTCCGACGACGAGATTCGCCGGAGCGTCGAGGAGGCCGCCGAGGAGGTCGGCGACGCGGCGTACAACCTCGCGGAGTTGGGCATCGGGACCAACGTCGCGGTGACGGAACTGGTCGGCTCCGTCCTGCTGGACGAGAAGGCGGGCGGCACCGTCCACATCGCCATCGGGGACGACGCGGGCATCGGCGGCGACACGGAAGCGCCCATACACTTCGACGGCATCCTCCGCGAACCGACGGTGTACGCGGACGGCGAGGAAATCGGTCTGCCACAGCCCTGA
- a CDS encoding zinc ribbon domain-containing protein encodes MGDPACYLDFCPECDAQVTIADEECPDCGSELEER; translated from the coding sequence ATGGGAGACCCAGCCTGCTACCTCGACTTCTGCCCCGAGTGCGACGCGCAGGTGACTATCGCCGACGAGGAGTGTCCCGACTGCGGGTCGGAACTGGAAGAGCGCTAA
- a CDS encoding DUF2892 domain-containing protein, with the protein MELPRNVGDRSRLGRAVLALALTVVAISSLRKGKRLSGTLAGVGALALGYDATAGSGELTETFAGTEEDATLRCAVCGEPIQPGQRRTPNENNETVHEACLEPAQ; encoded by the coding sequence ATGGAGTTACCCAGGAACGTCGGCGACCGTAGCCGACTCGGCCGCGCGGTACTCGCACTCGCACTGACCGTCGTCGCGATTAGTTCGCTTCGGAAAGGAAAGCGGTTGAGCGGAACGCTCGCCGGTGTCGGCGCGCTCGCGCTCGGATACGACGCCACCGCGGGGTCCGGCGAGTTGACGGAGACGTTCGCCGGGACCGAGGAGGACGCGACGCTTCGCTGTGCGGTCTGTGGCGAACCCATCCAACCGGGGCAGCGGCGGACGCCGAACGAGAACAACGAGACCGTCCACGAGGCCTGCCTCGAACCGGCCCAGTAA
- a CDS encoding type II glyceraldehyde-3-phosphate dehydrogenase — protein sequence MLRVGVNGYGTIGKRVADAVRAQPDMEVVGVAKTRPNFEAEQAVEKGFPLYAAIEDRVEQFDEADIELAGMVEELVAQSDVVVDACPSGIGEQNSELYAEYDTPALYQGGESADFVDTSFNARSNFSDANGADHVRVVSCNTTGLSRLVAPLREEYGIEKVRTTLVRRGGDPAQTGRGPINDITPNPVTLPSHHGPDVNTIFPDLDIDTLGLKVPATLMHMHSVNVTLESEPDADVVRDLLEGESRLFVIPEHFDIDGAGKLKEYAQDVGRPRGDIWENCIWGESVTMEGDDLYLFQAIHQESDVVPENVDAIRAVTNSADADESVRKTNEALGMGI from the coding sequence ATGCTACGGGTCGGAGTCAACGGATACGGGACCATCGGCAAGCGAGTCGCGGACGCGGTCCGCGCGCAACCGGACATGGAAGTCGTCGGCGTCGCCAAGACGCGCCCCAACTTCGAGGCCGAGCAGGCCGTCGAGAAGGGCTTTCCCCTCTACGCCGCCATCGAGGACCGCGTCGAGCAGTTCGACGAGGCCGACATCGAACTCGCCGGGATGGTCGAGGAACTGGTCGCCCAGTCCGACGTGGTGGTGGACGCCTGTCCCTCCGGTATCGGCGAGCAGAACAGCGAACTGTACGCCGAGTACGACACGCCCGCGCTGTATCAGGGCGGCGAGTCCGCGGACTTCGTGGACACCAGTTTCAACGCCCGGTCGAACTTCTCGGACGCCAACGGTGCCGACCACGTTCGCGTCGTGTCGTGCAATACGACCGGTCTCTCGCGGCTTGTCGCGCCGCTCCGCGAGGAGTACGGTATCGAGAAGGTCCGCACCACGCTGGTCCGGCGCGGCGGCGACCCCGCCCAGACGGGCCGCGGTCCCATCAACGACATCACGCCGAACCCGGTCACGCTCCCTTCCCACCACGGGCCGGACGTCAACACCATCTTCCCGGACCTCGACATCGACACCCTCGGGCTGAAGGTGCCCGCGACGCTGATGCACATGCACAGCGTCAACGTCACGCTCGAATCGGAACCCGACGCCGACGTGGTTCGCGACCTGCTCGAAGGCGAGTCGCGTCTGTTCGTCATCCCGGAACACTTCGACATCGACGGCGCGGGCAAACTCAAAGAGTACGCACAGGACGTTGGTCGCCCGCGCGGGGACATCTGGGAGAACTGCATCTGGGGCGAGTCGGTGACGATGGAGGGCGACGACCTCTATCTCTTCCAGGCCATCCACCAGGAGAGCGACGTGGTGCCCGAGAACGTGGACGCCATCCGCGCGGTCACGAACTCGGCCGACGCCGACGAGAGCGTCCGCAAGACCAACGAAGCGCTCGGCATGGGAATCTGA
- the fer gene encoding ferredoxin Fer, with protein sequence MESPFDVLLVDEDADDEEVEQAYRRRVKEAHPDQGGSVEEFQAVRRAYERIQAGYEANGSAAGTKETAAEENGNAAGADVETTDFAGEDERSSPEPDPRRAYSEVEYLNYDVLSDFGWRPEDDDLFGKAAAADLDEEDYGAFEVHPGESLLEAAEDRGFAWPFACRGGACANCAILLLDGELSMPASHVLPEELMERGFRLSCNGMPITDELKVVYNVKHMPELDDLLLPPQPFENAYPDR encoded by the coding sequence ATGGAGTCCCCGTTCGACGTGTTACTCGTCGATGAAGACGCCGACGACGAGGAGGTAGAGCAGGCGTACAGGCGGCGGGTGAAAGAAGCCCATCCGGACCAAGGCGGGTCGGTCGAGGAGTTTCAGGCGGTCCGGCGGGCCTACGAGCGGATTCAGGCGGGCTACGAGGCAAACGGGAGCGCGGCCGGGACGAAGGAGACCGCCGCCGAGGAAAACGGGAACGCGGCCGGAGCGGACGTCGAGACGACCGATTTCGCAGGGGAAGACGAACGGAGCAGTCCGGAGCCCGACCCCCGACGCGCCTACTCGGAGGTCGAGTATCTCAACTACGACGTGCTGAGCGACTTCGGGTGGCGACCCGAGGACGACGATCTCTTCGGGAAGGCGGCCGCGGCGGACTTGGACGAGGAGGACTACGGCGCGTTCGAGGTCCACCCCGGCGAGTCGCTGCTGGAGGCCGCCGAGGACCGCGGGTTCGCGTGGCCGTTCGCCTGCCGCGGCGGAGCCTGCGCGAACTGTGCGATCCTGTTGCTCGACGGCGAGTTGTCGATGCCGGCCAGCCACGTACTCCCCGAGGAGTTGATGGAGCGGGGCTTTCGGCTCTCGTGCAACGGGATGCCCATCACGGACGAGTTGAAGGTCGTCTACAACGTCAAGCACATGCCGGAACTCGACGACCTGCTGTTGCCGCCCCAACCGTTCGAGAACGCGTATCCCGACCGGTGA
- a CDS encoding metal-dependent hydrolase, with amino-acid sequence MMATTHALFGMALGALSLVVAPEYATAAIAAGGVGGLFPDLDLAGDHRKVLHFPVYYALAAVPALALAALAPSVATVAVAVFLASAALHAASDALGGGLELRPWEATSQSAVYDHYRGRWIRPRRWIRYDGAPEDLLAAAVFAVPGVLYPDRLQAVVLALLAVSTGYALVRKPLVDFGESVVDRLPAGLAARLLDD; translated from the coding sequence ATGATGGCGACTACCCACGCTCTGTTCGGGATGGCGCTCGGCGCGCTCTCGCTGGTCGTCGCGCCCGAGTACGCCACCGCGGCTATCGCGGCGGGCGGCGTCGGGGGACTGTTCCCCGACCTCGACCTCGCGGGCGACCACCGGAAGGTCCTCCACTTCCCGGTGTACTACGCTCTCGCGGCGGTTCCGGCGCTCGCGCTCGCCGCGCTCGCGCCCTCCGTCGCCACGGTTGCCGTGGCGGTCTTCCTCGCGTCCGCGGCGCTCCACGCCGCCAGCGACGCGCTCGGCGGCGGTCTCGAACTCCGGCCGTGGGAGGCGACCTCCCAATCAGCCGTCTACGACCACTACCGCGGCCGGTGGATCCGTCCCCGTCGCTGGATTCGCTACGACGGCGCGCCCGAGGACCTGCTCGCGGCGGCCGTCTTCGCCGTTCCCGGCGTCCTCTACCCCGACCGATTGCAGGCGGTCGTCCTCGCGTTGTTGGCGGTCTCGACCGGTTACGCCCTCGTCAGGAAGCCCCTCGTAGACTTCGGCGAGAGCGTCGTAGACCGACTTCCGGCCGGACTCGCCGCGCGTCTGCTGGACGACTGA
- a CDS encoding aldo/keto reductase encodes MVEVSENQSDTFDIGGELTVHRLAYGAMRLTGEDIIGRPDDEDEARDVVRRAVEMNVDFVDTADSYGPGVSERIVREAIDPDEAVVGTKAGLLRNRSGDWIPHGGPDYFRNQVLCSLDRLGVESIDLYQLHTPDVDCSFEDAVNTFAELKDDGLVDHVGLSNVSVEQLDEARDMVEVATVQNEYNVGNRDHEDVLEACEDAGIGFISYFPIGGGDLGDKESVLKEVADDHDATPRQVALAWLLQHSPVTIPIPGTSSVDHLEQNVAASAVELSDDEMARLGE; translated from the coding sequence ATGGTCGAAGTCAGTGAGAACCAGAGCGACACGTTCGACATCGGCGGCGAGTTGACGGTCCATCGCCTCGCGTACGGCGCGATGCGGCTGACGGGCGAGGACATCATCGGTCGCCCGGACGACGAAGACGAGGCCCGCGACGTGGTTCGGCGCGCGGTCGAGATGAACGTCGATTTCGTGGACACCGCCGACTCCTACGGGCCGGGGGTCAGCGAGCGCATCGTCCGGGAGGCCATCGACCCCGACGAGGCGGTCGTCGGGACCAAGGCCGGACTCCTGCGCAATCGCTCTGGCGACTGGATTCCCCACGGCGGCCCCGACTACTTCCGGAATCAGGTCCTCTGTAGCCTCGACAGGCTCGGCGTCGAGAGCATCGACCTCTACCAGTTGCACACCCCCGACGTGGACTGCTCGTTCGAGGACGCGGTGAACACCTTCGCCGAGTTGAAAGACGACGGGCTGGTGGACCACGTGGGCCTGAGCAACGTCTCGGTCGAGCAGTTGGACGAGGCCCGCGACATGGTCGAGGTGGCGACGGTCCAGAACGAGTACAACGTCGGCAACCGCGACCACGAAGACGTGCTGGAGGCCTGCGAGGACGCCGGCATCGGCTTCATCTCGTACTTCCCCATCGGTGGCGGCGACCTCGGCGACAAGGAGTCCGTGCTGAAGGAGGTGGCCGACGACCACGACGCGACGCCCCGACAGGTCGCGCTGGCGTGGCTCCTCCAGCACTCGCCGGTCACGATTCCGATTCCGGGCACCTCCAGCGTGGACCACCTCGAACAGAACGTCGCGGCCTCCGCGGTCGAACTCTCCGACGACGAGATGGCGCGCCTCGGCGAGTAA
- a CDS encoding CHY zinc finger protein — MKREIHEQPVRGVDVGPETRCAHYDTDRDVVALRFACCEAYFPCFRCHDAVTDHETERLSAESDASAVLCGVCGAELTPREFVDGEHRCPDCGAAFNPGCADHYDLYFDFEE; from the coding sequence ATGAAGCGAGAAATCCACGAACAGCCGGTCCGCGGCGTCGATGTCGGTCCCGAGACGCGGTGCGCCCACTACGACACGGACCGGGACGTGGTGGCCCTGCGGTTCGCCTGCTGTGAGGCCTACTTCCCCTGTTTCCGGTGTCACGACGCAGTGACGGACCACGAAACCGAGCGCCTGTCCGCGGAAAGCGACGCGTCGGCGGTGCTGTGCGGCGTCTGCGGTGCGGAACTGACGCCCCGCGAGTTCGTGGACGGCGAGCATCGGTGTCCGGACTGCGGCGCGGCGTTCAATCCGGGCTGTGCGGACCACTACGACTTGTACTTCGACTTCGAGGAGTAG
- a CDS encoding RDD family protein encodes MEQYPSPDMDKYAGVLDRRFEALLIDGLLVSIGVGVLGFVAGVAFVGGSLGALGGTLVALQFGTPLGLLAYQTAFEGYYGQTVGKHYRDIVVVKSDGSEITWGAAVVRNLLRIVDGLPVFYLVGIVTSVTSDDNQRLGDLAGDTVVVHT; translated from the coding sequence ATGGAACAATATCCCTCACCGGACATGGACAAGTACGCCGGCGTCCTCGACCGTCGGTTCGAGGCGCTCCTCATCGACGGACTCCTCGTGAGTATCGGCGTCGGCGTTCTCGGCTTCGTCGCCGGGGTCGCGTTCGTCGGCGGGTCGCTCGGTGCGCTGGGCGGAACGCTCGTCGCGCTCCAGTTCGGCACACCGCTCGGACTCCTCGCGTACCAGACCGCCTTCGAGGGGTACTACGGGCAGACCGTCGGGAAGCACTACCGCGACATCGTGGTCGTCAAGTCGGACGGGTCCGAGATTACGTGGGGCGCGGCCGTCGTCCGAAATCTCCTCCGAATCGTGGACGGGCTCCCCGTCTTCTACCTCGTCGGCATCGTCACCTCGGTCACGAGCGACGACAACCAGCGCCTCGGGGACCTCGCCGGCGACACGGTCGTCGTCCACACGTAG
- a CDS encoding Hsp20/alpha crystallin family protein — translation MRRDDRDDPFDDLFREIERMMNEMMGEDFDMHVERGGNAGGQTGFGTETHVDVHETDERVRVIADLPGVEKEDIDLKCDGEVLTISAGSDHREYDERIRLPAQVDEHSATATYNNGVLEVQLDKAEDSADIDVQ, via the coding sequence ATGCGAAGAGACGACCGCGACGACCCCTTCGACGACCTTTTCCGCGAGATAGAGCGCATGATGAACGAGATGATGGGCGAGGACTTCGACATGCACGTCGAGCGCGGCGGCAACGCCGGCGGCCAGACCGGCTTCGGCACCGAGACCCACGTGGACGTTCACGAGACCGACGAGCGCGTGCGCGTCATCGCCGACCTGCCGGGCGTCGAGAAGGAGGACATCGACCTGAAGTGCGACGGCGAGGTTCTGACCATCAGCGCCGGGAGCGACCACCGCGAGTACGACGAACGGATCCGCCTGCCTGCACAGGTAGACGAACACTCCGCGACGGCGACCTACAACAACGGCGTCCTCGAAGTCCAACTCGACAAGGCCGAGGACTCGGCGGACATCGACGTGCAGTAG
- a CDS encoding VOC family protein → MELREVAIFTDDVLTTTKFYERVVGEPEVAEESMALFDVEGVEVLVHETYDPVPGDLPCEDHYTFAVADVDEAFARLSETNLSVHREPADYDWGRSAYLRHPDGRIVEITSA, encoded by the coding sequence ATGGAACTGCGCGAGGTCGCCATCTTCACCGACGACGTGCTGACGACGACGAAGTTCTACGAGCGCGTCGTCGGCGAACCGGAGGTCGCCGAGGAGTCGATGGCGCTCTTCGACGTCGAGGGCGTCGAAGTCCTCGTCCACGAGACCTACGACCCCGTGCCGGGCGACCTCCCGTGCGAGGACCACTACACGTTCGCCGTCGCGGACGTAGACGAGGCGTTCGCCCGCCTCTCGGAGACGAACCTCTCGGTCCACCGCGAACCGGCCGACTACGACTGGGGCCGGTCGGCGTATCTGCGCCACCCCGACGGGCGCATCGTGGAGATTACCTCGGCGTAG
- a CDS encoding HNH endonuclease, which translates to MNDVFRIGEEYRDKGSPNVPDDEFLRPIRGSLDAGIKNTGGIRDLSSDVTDQPAALVVVSNDDGVSQHADPWRDLLATSLGRIDYWGDAKRGNPYDESPQNRKVKRAFDAAAKGNREEVPPVLVFRKPRPGVVEFCGLCVPDYFEVKQYTDGEGNRIPNYRFHFTVLNADTVAPTWLHDRVRSNSDERAPEVWREWVRTGDVKQWPTGEVVSDADGASQRDGTYRRYEREEVAVSARFRSEVLDRYGNRCVVTGIDEASLLDLAHVLPRSEAPESAEDPRNALVLNPLHHRAFDADLFTLDSERRVRVSPSFDPGHPFLRETVVERQGEAVSVPDGAGLGDEYLEARNAELGWL; encoded by the coding sequence ATGAACGACGTGTTCCGCATCGGCGAGGAGTACCGGGACAAGGGAAGCCCGAACGTCCCCGACGACGAGTTCCTGCGCCCGATTCGCGGGTCGCTCGACGCCGGCATCAAGAACACGGGCGGGATTCGAGACCTGAGTTCCGACGTGACCGACCAACCGGCGGCGCTCGTCGTCGTCTCGAACGACGACGGCGTGTCCCAGCACGCCGACCCGTGGCGGGACCTGCTGGCCACGTCGCTCGGTCGCATCGACTACTGGGGCGACGCCAAGCGCGGGAATCCCTACGACGAGTCGCCGCAGAACCGGAAAGTCAAGCGCGCGTTCGACGCCGCCGCGAAGGGGAACCGCGAGGAAGTCCCGCCCGTGCTGGTGTTCCGAAAGCCCCGTCCAGGCGTCGTGGAGTTCTGCGGTCTCTGCGTCCCGGACTACTTCGAGGTGAAACAGTACACGGACGGCGAGGGGAACCGGATTCCGAACTACCGCTTTCACTTCACGGTCCTGAACGCCGACACGGTCGCGCCGACGTGGCTCCACGACCGCGTGCGGTCGAACAGCGACGAGCGAGCGCCCGAGGTCTGGCGCGAGTGGGTCCGGACGGGCGACGTGAAGCAGTGGCCGACCGGCGAAGTGGTGAGCGACGCGGACGGGGCGAGCCAACGAGACGGAACGTATCGGCGCTACGAGCGCGAGGAGGTCGCCGTCAGCGCCCGGTTCCGGAGCGAGGTGTTGGACCGCTACGGGAATCGGTGCGTCGTGACGGGTATCGACGAGGCGTCGCTGTTGGACCTCGCGCACGTCCTGCCCCGGAGCGAGGCCCCCGAGTCGGCGGAGGACCCCCGGAACGCGCTCGTCCTGAATCCGCTCCACCACCGCGCCTTCGACGCCGACCTGTTCACGCTTGATTCCGAGCGCCGGGTCCGGGTCAGTCCGTCGTTCGACCCCGGCCATCCGTTCCTCCGGGAGACCGTCGTGGAACGGCAGGGAGAGGCGGTGTCGGTGCCGGACGGTGCTGGCTTGGGCGACGAGTATCTTGAGGCGCGAAACGCAGAATTAGGCTGGCTGTAG